One Pseudomonas rhizophila DNA window includes the following coding sequences:
- the hpaR gene encoding homoprotocatechuate degradation operon regulator HpaR has product MANPRPSLTLTLLQAREAAMAFFRPALNQHDLTEQQWRVIRILHQQGELESHQLAHQACILKPSMTGVLSRLERDGLVRRQKSSQDQRRVFVGLTERGQQCFVSMSEGMESNYRRIEDQFGEEKMQQLLALLNELKNIKP; this is encoded by the coding sequence ATGGCCAACCCCAGACCTTCATTGACACTGACCCTGTTGCAAGCGCGCGAAGCGGCCATGGCTTTTTTCCGCCCGGCGCTGAACCAGCATGACCTTACGGAACAACAATGGCGGGTGATCCGTATCCTGCATCAGCAAGGAGAGCTGGAGAGCCACCAGCTCGCTCATCAGGCCTGCATCCTCAAACCCAGCATGACCGGTGTGCTCAGCCGTCTGGAGCGTGATGGGCTGGTGCGTCGGCAGAAGTCGAGCCAGGATCAGCGTCGGGTTTTCGTAGGGCTGACCGAGCGTGGGCAGCAGTGCTTCGTGTCGATGAGTGAGGGGATGGAAAGCAACTATCGCCGCATCGAAGACCAGTTTGGTGAAGAAAAGATGCAGCAACTGTTGGCGCTGCTCAACGAGCTGAAGAACATCAAGCCGTGA
- a CDS encoding NfrA family protein, protein MNRALLTLLATGLSLIPAVAAAETLPLPLSGPAYTAANQAYSAYERKDYDLAIAKAREALRLRADVTRLHTLIAMAERDKKRRDQPRSAASSAVAAAPGFMAATQGYRAYDRERFGLAAQSARKAIAQAPRRREYRLLLIDALQRQHLLVEADQAVDDALGVFANDDALLMRRKAIRRQLAAPLAVQGYRALQQGDAVLAVDKARQAVAWAPEIAANQQLLNSALLTAEDRDAPILECQESTFGLTCATRPDNTEGQAPVSDLQLAYDSVRAGDDEAAHAAFRRADASTRLAPAAAQDAAYNAMRVHEDDEAVAYFKRVIDAQATAESPMSAQQLFDTRRAVGDISRTMGLTSTTSYRGNSSSGLSAAPGTSNSGSQSNDQLQNSTELSWRPLGYRNARFVELYGRVTDTLWSKNSDSDTGADALQGALGVRIKPFSSINIMAAFERTFPLGSSNVEGDWLARLGYGSSIGTDLRVDAPSWWTSQLYAEVGRYINDSRNYFNSEWQVGRSYAIGGIGSRWVTFPHVVAAVDYDSKMKSGADGDFSSGNAGGIGVGNNVRYWFREDAYNAPRSYVDFSLQYRARVFGEERAKGVFARLTYSY, encoded by the coding sequence ATGAACCGCGCCCTTCTGACCCTCTTGGCCACGGGGCTGAGCCTGATACCGGCCGTGGCTGCTGCCGAAACCTTGCCATTGCCGTTGTCCGGCCCGGCCTACACCGCCGCCAACCAAGCCTACAGCGCCTACGAGCGCAAGGACTACGACCTGGCCATCGCCAAGGCGCGCGAGGCCCTGCGCCTGCGCGCCGACGTGACGCGTCTGCACACCCTGATCGCCATGGCCGAACGTGACAAGAAACGGCGCGACCAGCCCCGGAGCGCCGCATCGTCCGCCGTGGCCGCGGCACCGGGTTTCATGGCCGCCACCCAAGGGTACAGGGCCTATGATCGCGAACGGTTCGGTCTGGCCGCGCAATCGGCTCGCAAGGCGATTGCCCAGGCGCCCCGTCGCCGGGAGTATCGGCTGTTGTTGATCGACGCCTTGCAGCGCCAGCATCTTCTGGTCGAAGCCGACCAGGCTGTGGACGATGCGCTCGGGGTCTTCGCCAACGATGACGCGCTCCTGATGCGTCGCAAGGCAATTCGTCGCCAACTGGCGGCGCCGCTGGCGGTCCAGGGCTACCGTGCCTTGCAGCAAGGCGATGCGGTGCTGGCCGTGGACAAGGCTCGCCAAGCCGTGGCTTGGGCTCCGGAAATCGCCGCCAACCAGCAATTGCTCAACAGCGCGCTGCTGACGGCCGAGGATCGCGACGCACCGATTCTCGAGTGCCAGGAAAGTACCTTCGGCCTGACGTGCGCCACCCGGCCGGATAATACCGAAGGACAGGCACCGGTCAGTGATTTGCAGCTGGCCTATGATTCAGTCCGGGCCGGTGACGACGAGGCGGCCCACGCCGCGTTCCGCAGGGCCGATGCCAGCACCCGGCTCGCCCCGGCAGCGGCTCAGGATGCAGCTTACAACGCCATGCGCGTTCATGAAGACGACGAAGCGGTGGCGTATTTCAAGCGCGTCATCGATGCCCAGGCAACCGCTGAGTCGCCCATGTCTGCACAACAGCTGTTCGATACCCGTCGTGCCGTGGGCGACATTTCACGCACCATGGGCTTGACCAGCACCACCAGCTATCGCGGCAACAGTTCCAGTGGCCTGAGCGCTGCTCCGGGCACCAGCAACAGCGGCAGCCAAAGCAATGACCAGCTGCAGAACAGCACTGAGCTGTCCTGGCGGCCGCTGGGGTATCGCAATGCGCGTTTCGTCGAACTCTACGGGCGCGTCACCGACACCCTGTGGAGCAAGAACAGCGACTCGGACACCGGTGCGGATGCCTTGCAAGGGGCGCTGGGGGTAAGGATCAAACCCTTCAGCTCCATCAACATCATGGCCGCCTTTGAACGCACCTTTCCCCTGGGCTCCTCGAACGTCGAGGGCGACTGGCTCGCGCGCCTGGGCTACGGTTCGAGTATCGGCACCGACCTGCGGGTCGATGCGCCCAGTTGGTGGACTTCGCAGCTGTACGCCGAAGTCGGTAGATACATCAACGACTCGCGCAATTATTTCAACAGCGAATGGCAAGTGGGACGCAGCTACGCCATCGGCGGCATCGGCTCGCGCTGGGTGACCTTCCCCCACGTCGTGGCGGCGGTCGACTACGATTCCAAGATGAAAAGCGGCGCCGACGGTGACTTCTCGTCAGGCAACGCCGGCGGGATCGGCGTGGGCAACAACGTACGCTACTGGTTCCGCGAAGACGCCTACAACGCCCCGCGCTCCTATGTGGATTTTTCCCTGCAGTACAGGGCCAGGGTATTTGGCGAGGAACGCGCCAAAGGCGTGTTCGCTCGCTTGACCTACTCCTATTGA
- a CDS encoding glycosyl transferase family protein: MTSLYWPYWLAHYYNYLEAATIVVAVVILISSLDDLIIDLWYWSRRLYRKLTADRKYRSLTVDQLLARDEQPLAIMVPAWLEYDVIAPMIENMVSTLDYQNYVVFVGTYVNDQRTIDEVERMRRRYKQLHRVEVPHAGPTCKADCLNWVIQAIFLHEKTHGMTFAGVVLHDSEDVLHPLELRLFNYLLPRKDMIQLPVVSLERNWYEWVAGVYMDEFAEWHGKDLVVRESMTDTVPSAGVGTCFSHRALRVLAGETENQPFNTDSLTEDYDVGARLAKVGMNAIFVRFPVQFRVLRKSWFRKPYESTLTMPLCVREFFPDTFRTAFRQKARWTLGIGLQGWEQMGWSGSLANRYLLFRDRKGVVTAFVSIIAYVILVQLLGLIILRNSGWWDVTFPTPFETNDLIKYLLVANGIALLWRILHRCYFTTVLYGWQHGLLSIPRMLVGNFVNFMAASRAWRMFLVGKVMNRKLVWDKTMHDFPSTDLVAIAPRRLGSVLLSWQAITDTHLQSALDQQQSRNMPLGRILLNNGWLDDETLAEAIAFQNDLPRVFDVSQKAAASTSSLTGEFALRWRVIPLGRNADGCEQIAVANPLSDEGLQQIAAELGSEPVQLIARESEILALLRQLPERNGHAVPNASAPLLGDLLIEMGLLDRDQFSRAMLQYRPQHHGRIGDYLVDSGVLPRATIEQVVARQHSVYPMELPA, from the coding sequence ATGACGTCGCTTTATTGGCCCTATTGGCTGGCCCACTACTACAACTACCTGGAAGCGGCGACCATCGTCGTCGCGGTGGTGATCCTGATCTCCAGCCTGGACGACCTGATCATTGACCTGTGGTACTGGTCTCGCCGCCTGTACCGCAAGCTCACCGCGGACCGCAAATACCGGTCGCTGACCGTCGACCAACTGCTGGCCCGGGACGAACAGCCCCTGGCGATCATGGTGCCGGCCTGGCTGGAATACGACGTCATCGCACCGATGATCGAGAACATGGTTTCGACGCTCGATTACCAGAACTACGTGGTCTTCGTCGGCACCTATGTCAACGACCAGCGCACCATCGACGAAGTCGAGCGGATGCGCCGGCGCTACAAGCAACTGCACCGCGTGGAAGTGCCCCATGCCGGACCGACCTGCAAGGCCGACTGTCTGAACTGGGTGATCCAGGCGATCTTCCTGCACGAGAAAACCCATGGCATGACCTTCGCCGGGGTGGTGTTGCACGACAGCGAAGACGTGCTGCATCCATTGGAATTGCGGCTGTTCAACTACCTGCTGCCGCGCAAGGACATGATCCAATTGCCGGTGGTGTCGCTGGAGCGCAACTGGTACGAATGGGTGGCGGGCGTCTACATGGACGAGTTCGCCGAATGGCACGGCAAGGACCTGGTGGTGCGTGAAAGCATGACCGACACCGTGCCCTCGGCCGGCGTCGGCACCTGTTTCTCCCATCGCGCGTTGCGGGTACTGGCCGGCGAAACCGAAAACCAGCCGTTCAACACCGACAGCCTCACCGAGGACTACGACGTCGGCGCGAGACTGGCCAAGGTCGGCATGAACGCCATCTTCGTGCGTTTCCCGGTGCAGTTTCGGGTGCTGCGCAAATCCTGGTTCCGCAAGCCCTACGAATCGACCCTGACAATGCCACTGTGCGTGCGCGAGTTCTTCCCGGACACCTTCCGCACGGCGTTCCGACAAAAGGCCCGCTGGACCCTGGGCATCGGCCTGCAAGGCTGGGAACAGATGGGCTGGAGCGGCTCGTTGGCCAACCGCTACCTGCTGTTTCGCGACCGCAAGGGCGTGGTGACGGCGTTCGTCAGTATCATCGCCTACGTGATTCTGGTGCAGCTGCTGGGCTTGATCATTCTGCGCAACAGCGGCTGGTGGGACGTCACCTTCCCGACGCCCTTTGAAACCAACGACCTGATCAAATACCTGCTGGTGGCCAACGGCATTGCCCTGCTCTGGCGGATCCTGCACCGTTGTTATTTCACCACCGTGCTGTACGGCTGGCAGCATGGCTTGCTGTCGATCCCGCGCATGCTGGTGGGTAACTTCGTCAACTTCATGGCCGCGTCCAGAGCCTGGCGGATGTTCCTGGTGGGCAAGGTGATGAATCGCAAACTGGTCTGGGACAAGACCATGCACGACTTCCCTTCCACCGACCTGGTGGCCATCGCGCCCCGCCGCCTGGGCAGCGTGTTGCTGTCCTGGCAGGCCATTACCGACACCCACCTGCAGAGTGCCCTGGACCAGCAACAATCACGCAACATGCCCCTGGGGCGCATTTTGCTCAACAACGGCTGGCTGGACGACGAAACCCTGGCCGAAGCCATCGCGTTCCAGAATGACCTGCCCCGGGTCTTCGACGTGTCGCAAAAAGCCGCCGCCTCGACCTCGTCACTGACCGGCGAGTTTGCCCTGCGCTGGCGGGTCATTCCCCTGGGCCGCAACGCTGACGGCTGCGAACAGATCGCCGTTGCCAACCCCCTGTCCGACGAAGGCCTGCAACAGATCGCCGCCGAACTGGGCAGCGAGCCGGTGCAACTGATTGCCAGGGAAAGTGAAATTCTCGCGCTGTTGCGCCAATTGCCGGAACGCAACGGCCACGCCGTACCGAATGCCAGTGCACCGCTACTGGGTGACTTGCTGATCGAAATGGGCCTGCTCGATCGCGATCAGTTCAGCCGCGCCATGTTGCAGTATCGACCGCAGCACCACGGTCGGATCGGCGATTACCTGGTCGACAGCGGTGTGCTGCCCCGGGCCACTATCGAACAGGTGGTGGCGCGTCAGCACAGCGTCTACCCCATGGAGCTTCCGGCATGA
- the wecB gene encoding non-hydrolyzing UDP-N-acetylglucosamine 2-epimerase, whose amino-acid sequence MAPLVKALAAEPGIESLICVTGQHQSMLEQVLDLFDLKAHFTLNVMTPHQTLNSLTAALYGAIDPVLEQTRPDRVLVHGDTTSAMVASMASFHRRIPVGHVEAGLRTGDIYSPWPEEMNRRCIDLSADLLFAPTAQSRDNLLDERLQGRCLVTGNTVIDALQMTARRIEQDAQLRQTLDQQFPFLQTGRKLLLVTGHRRENFGEGFLDICKALRHLAQRPDIQIVYPVHLNPSVLGPVTEQLGDLLNVHLIKPLDYLAFVRLMQHAHVILTDSGGVQEEAPSLGKPVLVMRDVTERPEAVAAGTVRLVGTSPASIIAGVDALFDDKALWRRASQAANPYGDGKASQRIVDTLMGRPMDEFLVGQSQLPQGWAHPPMYAPRQLLAS is encoded by the coding sequence ATGGCACCTTTGGTCAAGGCCCTCGCCGCCGAACCGGGCATTGAGTCGCTGATCTGTGTCACCGGCCAGCATCAGAGCATGCTTGAGCAGGTGCTGGACCTGTTCGATCTCAAGGCCCATTTCACCCTCAACGTGATGACGCCGCACCAGACGCTCAACTCGCTGACGGCTGCGTTGTACGGCGCGATCGACCCGGTGCTGGAACAGACCCGGCCGGATCGGGTGCTGGTCCACGGCGACACCACCTCGGCCATGGTGGCTTCGATGGCCTCCTTTCATCGACGCATTCCCGTGGGCCATGTGGAAGCTGGGCTGCGCACCGGCGATATCTACAGCCCATGGCCGGAAGAAATGAACCGTCGTTGCATCGACCTCAGCGCCGACCTGCTGTTTGCCCCCACCGCACAATCTCGCGATAACCTGCTGGACGAACGTCTGCAGGGCCGCTGCCTGGTGACCGGCAATACCGTCATCGATGCGTTGCAGATGACCGCCCGGCGCATCGAGCAGGATGCACAACTGCGACAAACACTGGACCAACAGTTCCCGTTCCTGCAAACCGGACGCAAGCTGCTGCTGGTCACCGGCCACCGCCGGGAGAACTTTGGCGAAGGCTTCCTGGACATCTGCAAGGCCTTGCGTCACTTGGCCCAGCGTCCCGACATCCAGATCGTCTACCCGGTGCACCTCAATCCCAGCGTACTGGGCCCGGTGACGGAACAACTGGGTGACCTGCTCAACGTGCACCTGATCAAGCCCCTGGATTACCTGGCGTTCGTGCGCCTGATGCAACACGCCCACGTCATCCTCACGGACTCCGGTGGTGTGCAGGAAGAAGCGCCGTCCCTGGGCAAACCGGTGCTGGTGATGCGCGACGTCACCGAACGCCCCGAAGCCGTAGCTGCGGGCACGGTGCGTCTGGTCGGCACCTCCCCGGCCTCGATCATTGCCGGCGTGGACGCACTGTTCGACGACAAGGCCTTGTGGCGCCGCGCGTCTCAGGCAGCCAACCCCTATGGTGATGGCAAGGCCAGCCAGCGCATCGTCGATACCCTGATGGGGCGCCCGATGGACGAATTTCTCGTGGGCCAGTCGCAATTGCCCCAAGGCTGGGCTCACCCACCGATGTACGCGCCACGCCAGTTGCTCGCCTCCTAA
- a CDS encoding TRAP transporter small permease, producing the protein MTKVVDLYFKLLKLLIVLCMVAMIVLVFGNVVLRYAFNSGISVSEELSRWFFVWMIFLGALVALKDRAHLGLDSLVKRLPPAGKRLCLVIGHLMMLYICWLIFSGSWQQAVINLDVVAPASGMSMAVFYAAGLVFGASAAAILVYELYLALFGKLRDDEMVMVKDNDAAEVIAHNPIKSTRP; encoded by the coding sequence ATGACAAAGGTCGTCGATCTGTATTTCAAACTGCTCAAACTGCTGATTGTGCTGTGCATGGTCGCAATGATCGTGCTGGTGTTCGGCAATGTGGTGCTGCGTTATGCCTTCAACTCAGGCATCAGCGTCTCGGAGGAACTGTCGCGCTGGTTCTTCGTCTGGATGATTTTTCTCGGCGCCTTGGTGGCGCTCAAGGACCGTGCCCATCTGGGGCTCGACAGTCTGGTCAAACGCCTGCCTCCGGCCGGCAAGCGCCTCTGCCTGGTCATCGGGCACCTGATGATGTTGTACATCTGCTGGCTGATCTTCAGCGGCAGTTGGCAGCAGGCGGTCATCAACCTGGATGTGGTCGCGCCAGCCTCGGGTATGTCGATGGCAGTGTTCTACGCTGCCGGCCTGGTGTTCGGCGCCAGCGCCGCCGCCATCCTGGTCTATGAGCTCTACCTGGCGCTGTTCGGCAAGCTCAGGGATGACGAAATGGTCATGGTCAAGGACAACGACGCCGCCGAAGTGATCGCCCATAACCCCATCAAGAGTACCCGCCCATGA
- a CDS encoding TRAP transporter large permease subunit, whose amino-acid sequence MTLVIFLGSLIGSMALGIPIAFALLVVSVALMFYLDLFDAQIIAQNLLNGADSFPLMAVPFFMLAGEVMNSGGLSKRIVNIAMALVGHKRGGLGYVAIIASCLLASLSGSAVADAAALAALLVPMMVLAGHNRARSAGLIAAGGIIAPVIPPSIGFIVFGVASGVSISKLFLAGIVPGLMLGVALAIAWWFISRSEHVQTPPKRSRAEVMRALVEGSWAVGLPLIIILGLKFGIFTPTEAAVVAAVYSLFVSLVIYREMKVSQLYEVILSSAKTTSVVMLLVAAAMVSSWLVTIADLPGQLAAVLEPFMDSPTLLLVVIMLLIIMVGTVMDMTPTILILTPVLMPAVTQAGIDPVYFGVLFLINTAIGLITPPVGTVLNVVSGVSKLNIEEIVRGVWPFLLAQLAVLFLLVLFPQLVLGPLKFFTG is encoded by the coding sequence ATGACACTGGTTATTTTCCTCGGGTCATTGATAGGCAGCATGGCGCTGGGCATTCCCATTGCCTTTGCCTTGCTGGTGGTCAGTGTGGCGTTGATGTTTTATCTGGATCTGTTTGACGCACAAATCATCGCCCAGAACCTGCTTAACGGTGCCGACAGTTTTCCGTTGATGGCTGTGCCGTTCTTCATGCTGGCCGGCGAAGTGATGAACTCCGGCGGCCTATCCAAACGCATCGTCAACATCGCCATGGCGCTGGTGGGACACAAGCGTGGCGGCCTGGGTTACGTGGCGATCATCGCGTCCTGCCTGTTGGCATCGCTTTCGGGGTCGGCGGTGGCCGACGCGGCGGCGCTGGCGGCCTTGCTGGTGCCGATGATGGTGCTGGCGGGGCACAACCGGGCGCGTTCGGCCGGCTTGATTGCCGCCGGAGGCATCATTGCCCCGGTCATTCCGCCGAGCATTGGCTTCATTGTGTTTGGCGTGGCGTCCGGGGTATCGATTTCCAAGCTGTTTTTGGCCGGGATCGTGCCGGGTCTGATGCTCGGTGTCGCCCTGGCCATCGCCTGGTGGTTCATCTCCCGCAGCGAGCATGTGCAGACACCACCCAAGCGCTCGCGGGCCGAAGTGATGCGGGCCCTGGTCGAGGGCAGTTGGGCCGTGGGCCTGCCGCTGATCATCATCCTGGGTCTCAAGTTCGGCATTTTCACCCCGACGGAAGCGGCGGTGGTGGCAGCGGTCTATTCGTTGTTTGTGTCCTTGGTCATCTACCGGGAAATGAAAGTCAGCCAGCTGTACGAAGTGATCCTGTCCTCGGCCAAGACCACCTCGGTGGTGATGCTCCTGGTGGCGGCGGCCATGGTGTCCTCGTGGCTGGTGACCATTGCCGACTTGCCGGGCCAGTTGGCGGCAGTGCTCGAACCGTTCATGGACAGTCCGACCTTGCTCCTGGTGGTGATCATGCTGTTGATCATCATGGTCGGTACGGTCATGGACATGACGCCCACCATCCTCATCCTCACCCCGGTGCTGATGCCAGCGGTGACCCAGGCGGGTATCGATCCGGTTTATTTCGGCGTGCTGTTTCTCATCAACACTGCCATCGGCCTGATTACGCCACCGGTGGGTACCGTGCTCAATGTGGTGAGCGGGGTTTCGAAACTCAATATCGAAGAAATCGTTCGTGGCGTGTGGCCGTTCCTGCTCGCGCAACTGGCGGTGCTGTTCCTTCTGGTCCTGTTTCCGCAACTGGTTCTGGGACCTTTGAAATTCTTCACCGGTTGA
- a CDS encoding TRAP transporter substrate-binding protein, which translates to MGQLMKTLLAGACATGLLLGSVVSHADEIRERTLRFAFQNVKEHPQGQGAQKFADLLSEKSGGKLKVRLFPGGTLGGDVQTVSALQGGTLDITVLNSGILAAQAADFAMLDFPFLFNNAEEAHAVIDGPVGQKLAAQLDSKGLVGLGYWDLGFRNLTNSKHPVAKLEDMQGLKIRVIQSPIYLETFTALGANPVPMAFPEVYTGLEQHTIDGQENPFTVIEGNKFFEVQKYLSVTGHIFNPQSLIISQKTWSRLNEDEKNLIRQAAAEAQKYQREVTAASMDKAKATLAGAMTVNEITPAEKDRFRERVQPVIDKFAKSLDANLVKMMYDEIAKVRAAQ; encoded by the coding sequence ATGGGACAACTGATGAAAACCTTGTTGGCCGGGGCATGTGCAACGGGGCTGCTGCTGGGCAGCGTGGTCAGCCACGCGGACGAGATCCGCGAGCGTACCCTGCGATTTGCGTTCCAGAACGTCAAGGAGCACCCCCAAGGGCAAGGCGCACAGAAGTTCGCCGACCTGCTGAGCGAGAAGAGCGGCGGCAAGCTCAAGGTCCGTCTGTTCCCCGGCGGAACCCTGGGTGGTGACGTGCAGACGGTCTCGGCCCTGCAGGGCGGTACGCTGGACATCACCGTGCTCAACTCCGGCATCCTGGCCGCCCAGGCAGCGGATTTCGCGATGCTCGATTTCCCCTTCCTGTTCAACAACGCCGAAGAAGCCCACGCGGTGATCGACGGGCCGGTCGGCCAGAAGCTGGCGGCGCAATTGGACAGCAAAGGGCTGGTTGGCCTGGGCTACTGGGACCTGGGTTTCCGCAACCTGACCAACAGCAAGCATCCAGTGGCCAAGCTTGAAGACATGCAGGGCTTGAAGATTCGCGTGATCCAGTCACCGATCTACCTGGAAACCTTTACCGCCCTGGGCGCTAACCCGGTGCCGATGGCGTTTCCCGAGGTCTACACTGGCCTTGAGCAGCACACCATCGACGGCCAGGAGAACCCCTTCACGGTGATTGAGGGCAACAAGTTCTTCGAGGTGCAGAAGTACCTGTCGGTGACCGGCCACATCTTCAATCCCCAGTCGCTGATCATCAGTCAGAAAACCTGGAGCCGTCTGAATGAGGATGAAAAAAACCTGATCCGCCAGGCCGCCGCCGAGGCGCAGAAGTACCAGCGGGAAGTCACCGCTGCGAGCATGGACAAGGCCAAAGCAACACTGGCCGGTGCGATGACCGTGAACGAGATCACTCCGGCCGAGAAAGATCGCTTTCGCGAGCGTGTGCAACCGGTGATCGACAAGTTCGCCAAGTCCCTGGATGCCAATCTGGTGAAGATGATGTACGACGAAATTGCCAAGGTACGCGCCGCGCAGTGA
- a CDS encoding BCCT family transporter — translation MGKNPVDDLSGQPQSTGTEGIPAPSGKANLIDTDYVIGQDNIRGQFSFSLDIHGKVFIISAATILLFVIVTLALQNEVEPLFSAMRSWLTKHLAWFFMSVANIFVVLCLALIVSPLGKVRLGGQDATPDHTYVGWFSMLFAAGMGIGLMFYGVAEPMSHYAASMGGVTLDASGARTDWAPLGGAAGDEKASADLAMAATIFHWGLHPWAIYAIVALSLALFSFNKGLPLSIRSIFYPLLGERVWGWPGHIIDILAVFATLFGLATSLGIGAEQAAAGIEHLFGIQSTSVSKVVLIIGITLIALWSVLAGLEKGVKLLSEINMGLALLLLVFIIVVGPTLAILTGFFKNLVTYAEYLPALSNPFGRTDTEFTQGWTAFYWAWWISWSPFVGMFIARVSRGRTVREFLISVLLVPSLVSVLWMTTFGGTAIDQATLQGLSGVKDAVLELKLFAMLEGLPLKEITSLLGIVLVIVFFITSSDSGSLVIDTITAGGKVDAPVPQRVFWAIIEGVIAIALLLGGGLIALQAMAVSTGLPFAIVLLLGCISLVKGLMSEPRT, via the coding sequence GTGGGAAAAAACCCTGTAGACGATCTATCAGGACAACCCCAGTCAACCGGCACAGAGGGGATACCAGCCCCCAGCGGCAAAGCCAATCTCATCGACACCGACTACGTGATCGGGCAAGACAATATCCGAGGTCAATTCTCTTTCTCTCTGGATATCCACGGCAAAGTTTTCATCATCTCCGCGGCGACCATTCTGCTGTTCGTCATCGTGACACTTGCACTGCAGAATGAAGTCGAACCGCTTTTCAGCGCCATGCGCAGTTGGTTGACCAAGCATCTGGCCTGGTTCTTCATGAGCGTGGCCAACATCTTCGTAGTGCTGTGTCTGGCGCTGATCGTCTCGCCCTTGGGCAAGGTTCGATTGGGCGGTCAGGATGCCACGCCGGACCACACCTATGTGGGCTGGTTCTCCATGTTGTTCGCCGCCGGGATGGGCATCGGCCTGATGTTCTACGGTGTGGCAGAACCCATGTCCCATTACGCTGCCTCTATGGGGGGTGTCACACTCGACGCCAGCGGGGCACGTACCGACTGGGCGCCTTTGGGTGGTGCGGCGGGCGATGAGAAAGCCTCCGCCGACCTGGCCATGGCCGCGACCATTTTCCACTGGGGTCTGCACCCTTGGGCCATCTACGCCATCGTCGCGTTGTCCCTGGCCCTGTTCTCCTTCAACAAAGGCTTGCCGCTGTCGATACGCTCGATCTTCTACCCGTTGCTGGGTGAGCGCGTTTGGGGATGGCCGGGCCATATCATCGACATCCTGGCGGTATTCGCCACGCTGTTCGGGCTGGCGACGTCGCTGGGCATCGGTGCCGAGCAGGCCGCTGCGGGGATTGAACACCTGTTTGGCATTCAATCGACCAGCGTGAGCAAAGTCGTGCTGATCATCGGCATCACCCTGATTGCCCTGTGGTCGGTGCTCGCCGGGTTGGAGAAGGGCGTCAAGCTGCTCTCCGAAATCAACATGGGCCTGGCCCTGTTGTTGCTTGTGTTCATTATCGTGGTGGGACCAACCCTGGCGATCCTCACCGGCTTCTTCAAGAACCTGGTGACCTACGCCGAGTACCTGCCGGCGTTGTCCAACCCCTTCGGTCGCACAGACACTGAATTCACCCAAGGCTGGACGGCGTTCTACTGGGCCTGGTGGATCAGCTGGTCGCCGTTTGTGGGGATGTTCATTGCCCGCGTCAGTCGCGGCCGTACCGTTCGCGAGTTCCTGATCTCGGTGCTGTTGGTGCCTTCGCTGGTGTCGGTATTGTGGATGACCACCTTTGGCGGGACAGCCATCGACCAGGCCACCCTCCAGGGGCTGAGTGGGGTCAAGGATGCGGTGTTGGAGCTCAAGCTGTTTGCCATGCTCGAAGGGCTTCCGCTCAAGGAGATCACGTCACTGCTCGGTATCGTGCTGGTGATCGTGTTTTTCATCACCTCTTCGGATTCCGGTTCGCTGGTCATCGACACCATCACTGCTGGCGGCAAGGTCGATGCGCCGGTTCCACAGAGGGTGTTCTGGGCCATCATCGAAGGTGTGATCGCTATTGCGCTGTTGTTGGGCGGCGGTTTGATCGCGTTGCAAGCCATGGCGGTTTCCACCGGCTTACCGTTTGCCATTGTCCTGCTGCTGGGCTGTATTTCCCTGGTCAAGGGATTGATGTCGGAACCGCGCACCTGA
- a CDS encoding 3'-5' exonuclease, whose protein sequence is MNNPKGQETLDWAARFKRLEQQARHPLLQRFYQQGVIDAGTALEQVELLAMDLETTGLNARTDSIVSIGLLPFTLRRIRCGEALYWVIKPSQLSHESVTFHHITHSDIRHAPRLPDVMEKVLEAMAGKIMVVHYRAIERNFLDQALRNHLGEGLQFPVIDTMQLEARQVRGQRRWLDRLLRRPPESIRLADSRLRYHLPPYHAHHALTDALATAELLQAQIATHYSPSVPIGQLWD, encoded by the coding sequence ATGAACAATCCGAAGGGGCAAGAAACGCTGGATTGGGCGGCACGTTTCAAACGTCTGGAACAGCAAGCCCGGCACCCGCTGCTGCAACGCTTCTACCAACAGGGTGTCATCGACGCCGGGACTGCGCTGGAGCAGGTGGAACTGCTGGCCATGGACCTTGAAACCACCGGCCTGAACGCGCGCACTGACAGTATCGTCAGCATCGGCCTGCTGCCGTTCACCCTCAGGCGCATACGCTGCGGTGAAGCCCTGTACTGGGTGATCAAGCCCTCGCAGCTCAGTCATGAGTCGGTGACGTTTCACCACATCACGCACTCCGACATCCGTCATGCTCCCCGATTGCCGGACGTCATGGAGAAAGTGCTGGAAGCCATGGCGGGGAAGATCATGGTGGTGCATTACCGGGCCATCGAACGCAACTTCCTGGATCAGGCGTTACGCAATCACCTTGGGGAGGGCCTGCAATTTCCGGTGATTGACACGATGCAGCTGGAAGCGCGGCAGGTGCGCGGTCAGCGGCGTTGGCTGGACCGGCTGTTACGCCGTCCACCCGAGTCCATCCGGTTAGCGGACAGTCGCTTGCGCTACCACCTGCCGCCCTATCACGCCCATCATGCCTTGACCGATGCCCTGGCGACGGCCGAGCTGTTGCAAGCGCAAATAGCCACTCACTACAGCCCGTCCGTCCCTATCGGCCAGCTGTGGGATTAA